The following proteins are encoded in a genomic region of Cryptococcus gattii WM276 chromosome I, complete sequence:
- a CDS encoding uncharacterized protein (Similar to TIGR gene model, INSD accession AAW43184.1), translating to MPLPTPTNNTSFPKPTTSTPFPINSTLPINSTFPIGGHGNDIAGKDGHLNKPPKYHYYASRYSWGWISAAIIFLIMLNVIRLIKRRWRKREGLNRQVVGYKAVSGHEDDDEAETNEEPVESNWMTRQIRALGAGWRNTMYLRSFPMWLYMPETVADAMWTILYVAVYLFFCLHRTETWFPMKNNNVANQLGVMSFSQLPIILLLVSKNNPISSLTGITYQKLNYIHRASSRVCLLSSWGHALLWTPRVWDKNDFRPYLLCGIAALMGFTMLWLTSFRIIRRLAYEFFIVSHILFSIMYLVGAWFHWRWLGYWVWPAMAIWAFDRFLRFAKVIYINNFLNPRKFNMLGESRIELLDHDVMRVTLRRENWSWKAGQHAFISAPSVSASPHESHPFSIANIPTENSNEAVFLIRIHSGFTKRLRTALESDVSTNIPLYLEGPYGYSHSLDSYSTVLLIAGGTGVTFTSGHFLQILANSRKGKSVVKKLHLVWHIRHAEDIEWIAPLLNTATEGTGTVDFCVDIYVTKSHSSDEPLPPNGISDRLASIAPHIFPRQWDEARYNPATPSVESRDEEVLLPKPQRMHVQEAGRYGLTSEAADIVKWKRGRADLRTIVEEDARAADGPMNVSVCGPVQLLQSAKKAVREVSTMEATREGLTSIDFFEETLGQ from the exons ATGCCCCTACCCACCCCTACCAACAATACCTCGTTCCCCAAACCCACAACGAGCACCCCGTTCCCCATCAACTCAACGTTACCCATTAACTCTACTTTTCCAATTGGTGGTCACGGTAACGACATTGCTGGCAAGGACGGACACCTTAACAAACCTCCGAAATACCACTACTACGCCTCTCGGTATTCCTGGGGCTGGATATCAGCTGCCATCATCTTTCTCATCATGCTCAACGTCATCAGACTTATCAAACGCAGATGGCGGAAGCGTGAAGGGCTCAATCGGCAAGTAGTTGGGTACAAGGCCGTGAGCGGAcatgaggatgatgatgaagcagaAACGAATGAAGAACCAGTCGAAAGTAATTGGATGACGAGGCAGATAAGGGCCTTGGGAGCTGGATGGAGGAATACGATGTACCTAAGGAGCTTCCCTATGTGGCTTTACATGCCTGAGACAGTGGCGGATGCGATGTGGACGATACTCTATGTTGCGGTTtacctcttcttctgtcttCATAGGACTGAAA CTTGGTTCCCAATGAAAAATAACAATGTAGCAAATCAACTCGGTGTCATG TCCTTCTCCCAATTACCCATCATTCTTTTGCTTGTTAGCAAGAACAATCCTATATCTTCCTTGACTGGTATCACCTATCAAAAACTCAACTACATTCACCGAGCCAGTTCAAGAGTATGTCTCCTCTCTAGCTGGGGTCACGCTTTACTTTGGACTCCCCGCGTGTGGGATAAGAATGACTTCAGACCTTATCTTCTCTGT GGTATTGCTGCTCTTATGGGCTTTACCATGCTCTGGCTTACCAGTTTCCGAATCATTCGACGATTAGCTTACGAGTTCTTCATAGTCTCGCatatcctcttctccat CATGTATCTTGTTGGAGCTTGGTTTCACTGGAGATGGCTCGGATACTGGGTATGGCCTGCGATGGCCATCTGGGCCTTTGACCGTTTCCTCCGTTTCGCCAAGGTCATCTACATCAACAATTTCCTCAACCCGCGCAAGTTCAATATGCTGGGCGAGAGTAGAATCGAGCTATTAGATCATGATGTAATGCGCGTTACATTGAGGAGGGAGAATTGGAGCTGGAAGGCTGGTCAGCATGC GTTTATCTCTGCTCCGAGTGTCTCTGCATCTCCGCATGAGAGTCACCCCTTTTCCATCGCCAACATTCCTACCGAAAATTCCAACGAAGCCGTCTTTCTCATCCGTATCCACTCTGGCTTTACCAAACGACTCCGCACCGCCCTCGAGTCTGATGTATCCACCAACATTCCTCTCTACCTTGAAGGTCCGTACGGTTACTCGCACTCCCTAGACTCTTACTCTACCGTCTTGCTCATTGCGGGCGGTACCGGTGTGACGTTTACGTCTGGCCATTTCTTACAAATTCTTGCCAACTCGCGCAAGGGCAAATCAGTGGTGAAGAAGCTCCATTTAGTATGGCACATCCGCCACGCAGAGGACATCGAGTGGATTGCCCCTCTGTTGAACACTGCAACGGAAGGGACGGGCACTGTTGATTTCTGTGTTGATATCTACGTTACCAAGTCTCACTCTTCGGACGAACCATTACCCCCCAATGGAATTTCCGACCGTCTTGCTTCTATTGCTCCTCATATCTTCCCTCGTCAGTGGGACGAAGCGAGATATAACCCTGCGACGCCAAGTGTTGAGAGTAGAGATGAAGAGGTTCTCTTACCGAAGCCGCAGAGGATGCATGTACAAGAGGCAGGTCGATATGGGTTGACGAGTGAGGCAGCAGATATTGTCAAGTggaagaggggaagagCGGATCTGAGGACGATtgtggaggaagatgcGAGGGCGGCCGATGGGCCTATGAATGTTTCAG TCTGTGGTCCTGTACAATTGTTGCAGTCGGCAAAGAAAGCAGTGAGGGAAGTATCAACGATGGAAGCCACGAGAGAAGGATTAACATCAATAGACTTCTTTGAGGAGACTTTGGGGCAATAA
- a CDS encoding uncharacterized protein (Similar to TIGR gene model, INSD accession AAW43225.1), whose amino-acid sequence MATTDFWSPSYWQTRFSTENNFEWLLPSSTIIPFVHEILLSLPSSPTTPVQKVGQKGDTQEVERKVTILHVGCGSSTLGTQLQAYLDDQPLSPNYGGGRRVYQVYDADYVKPPVSIMPVEQEGKVPFKLVDVLSTESVLSNLPYQEGPVPSDDTAIVIDEEQKWDFVLDKSTCDAISTGPQLSPPSLSAGQTEQAPVDPMERTVFNLSKVVKKGGKWVSISYSPIRYGFLSDFDNDGNYGWKVVRKEMVAMTSIPEGRRIREGNQERIVYEPETGVWMYVLERV is encoded by the coding sequence ATGGCAACGACAGACTTTTGGTCACCTTCCTACTGGCAAACCAGGTTTTCGACCGAAAACAACTTCGAATGGCTTCTCCCTTCCTCAACAATCATCCCTTTCGTCCACGAaattcttctttccctccccTCCTCACCCACAACTCCCGTCCAAAAAGTCGGTCAAAAAGGCGATACTCAAGAGGTTGAACGAAAAGTGACCATCCTTCACGTGGGCTGCGGCTCTTCAACACTCGGTACCCAGCTTCAGGCGTACCTTGACGATCAACCACTATCCCCGAACTATGGTGGAGGACGGAGGGTCTACCAAGTCTACGATGCAGATTATGTCAAACCGCCTGTATCCATCATGCCCGTTGAACAAGAAGGGAAAGTACCTTTCAAACTTGTCGACGTACTATCGACAGAGTCCGTACTCTCCAATCTCCCTTATCAAGAAGGACCTGTTCCGTCTGATGATACCGCGATAGTGATAGACGAAGAGCAGAAATGGGACTTCGTCCTCGACAAATCCACCTGTGATGCCATCTCTACTGGTCCCCAACTGTCCCCACCCTCTCTTTCTGCTGGTCAAACCGAGCAAGCCCCAGTCGATCCGATGGAAAGAACAGTATTCAACTTGAGCAAAGTGGTGAAGAAAGGCGGGAAATGGGTAAGCATTTCATACTCTCCCATTCGGTACGGCTTCCTTTCAGATTTCGACAATGATGGCAATTACGGCTGGAAGGTTgtgaggaaggagatggtgGCTATGACCTCGATCCCCGAAGGTAGGCGGATACGAGAAGGTAATCAGGAGCGGATAGTATACGAGCCCGAGACTGGTGTGTGGATGTATGTGCTAGAGAGGGTCTAA
- a CDS encoding ATPase, putative; Ino80p (Similar to TIGR gene model, INSD accession AAW43182.1; forms a large complex with chromatin remodeling activity and 3' to 5' DNA helicase activity): MSLSALVNDSPSPPRRITPPLAAYAERHPHPSAYYPSSTTDPGYMGAVDDRQYSYPPPRTSYVQPSTHPSPTASDYRYRSPVLPQHPPIHHSPTSYSASPYALPSQPMEDPTIAYARMREEMRASEEARREAEALEYRRKRDMEFAARRPGSELMDDRLRIPHSSFPPSQSYGPSADQPRVIPGRNGKDYISEPPSPSELYPMDEDTERLPIDRYRRDIDVPPLPRQLPPPIPSEVGHMADRARSPVVPIAPPPLKIVRKRTKVVRPSDFLVGNEDVWEDGLIRYQSKREDEVRAIAQWADSRQVRNGLEEASLSQTQDESMEGRKSNGDTATPINKKKRKSRKLNLDDELLGLASSPPGSPSTAAGPSKSENKHHIYGMNGPIDPANPPSPSTIVYPSGLTRAEVIAKCEAGDVQGLTEDDVKAVQDEMWMREKATQAAENGGVLPMNKDGTVRRKPGPAKGWRKIRGIDKKKETTPGKAQSTTADSVAGSVADEEAEADIAALLDDPITKKGKKIKRRKLEEPGAESPRFADVDDERNEYGPSDSVLPDEIEDEHSRAGSVGGSSVQDTLPSASAPPKKKNSKTKEPGVGKGRWTRPTKPEKELVKKAEALASRTSKASLVGPSDDTFGAGPGPAEEVQEEVKHEYAPNTHDPRGVSENEAKIRHELVEDLQKQVWSNITRDVPRVYRVFQGYDQSMKQIAQRRAQACVRNAFGQRNQKTMQRQSGKVNKEGAAKAKRIVKELAAFWRKNEKDEVIARKKAEREALERAKAEEEAREAKRQSRKLNFLLTQTELYSHFIGKKIKTKEAEAAEGVDVEEEEKRGMEEIAIGEDGEPLPDLDYDEDDEENLRRHAARGAHAAIQAAREKARAFDDSVTGRGAPLSGDDTMDGDELNFQNPSLGENSVTITQPKMLMAQLKEYQLKGLTWLGNLYEQGINGILADEMGLGKTIQSISLLAYLAEHHNLWGPFLVIAPASTLHNWQQELARFVPRLKALPYWGSPKDRETLRKIWSRKNQTFSEESPFHILVTSYQLAVQDEKYFQGMKWQYMILDEAQAIKSSSSARWKSLLSLHCRNRLLLTGTPIQNSMHELWALLHFIMPQLFDSHEEFAEWFSKDIESSSGGVTGNLKPEQLKRLHMILKPFMLRRVKKHVQKELGDKIEIDLLVDLSQRQREIYKALRQRVSISDLLATADNNTDNGNPKNMRSLVNLVMQFRKVCNHPDLFERADVVSPFVFGEFSQSGNLAREGDGMYLPDSARNAIEVQIPRILWTDGGKLDVPGENSLAGSDTKVLQSLLNIWTPEWINERTKRADAEFGWVKLVGSSPGETSRKAKSPLLVQLLEGAEEERRWAEEGRFIDDSEFSASIRKGFRVASVIPNSTQPGQIPLREISRRVWDESYLSRDDARCIGDYAIAPIVKPIASNRSFLNAQDRILNQPLAHSALYGLAPSELHDPSAAEQFSHIAPSVPLTGLIPSSASSQTPVSPLHIPPTKRLIVDSAKLARLDSLLRELKAGGHRVLLYFQMTKMMDLIEEYLIFRQYKYLRLDGSSPIAERRDMVTGWQTNPDIFVFCLSTRAGGLGINLTAADTVIFYDHDWNPSSDAQAMDRAHRVGQTKQVTVYRLVARGTIEERILQMARGKKDVQDVVVGTKSVSDVAKPSEIVSLFMDDEELAESVAKRKQAEAHGYIAPTVVSNGRKSQFGDGLVLDDGEGDDGFFNAAAAARANAEEEEGLGAEEESKGKGKAKAAVAVTFPGSGEKRSHKKGMGKKAQAAAAAAALEKVIAGSEESPTASKPPVKKKVKIALGPDGLPL, from the exons ATGTCGCTTTCGGCATTGGTGAACGATTCCCCATCGCCTCCCCGCCGTATCACGCCGCCGCTTGCGGCCTATGCTGAGCGTCACCCCCATCCATCGGCATACTATCCTTCATCGACTACAGATCCAGGTTATATGGGTGCTGTGGATGACAGACAGTACTCTTATCCCCCACCTCGAACGTCTTATGTGCAACCTTCAACACATCCTTCCCCAACTGCATCCGACTATAGATATCGATCACCCGTCTTACCTCAACATCCTCCAATCCATCACTCACCTACGTCGTATTCTGCATCACCTTACGCTCTTCCGAGTCAACCAATGGAAGACCCTACTATTGCCTATGCTCGTATGCGGGAAGAGATGAGAGCCTCGGAAGAGGCTAGGCGTGAGGCAGAAGCACTCGAGTACAGGCGAAAGCGCGACATGGAGTTTGCAGCCAGGCGTCCTGGGTCCGAGCTGATGGATGACCGGCTCAGGATACCGCATTCCTCGTTTCCTCCGTCTCAATCGTATGGACCGTCTGCAGACCAACCCAGAGTTATCCCGGGTAGGAATGGCAAAGACTATATCAGTGAACCGCCTTCTCCTAGTGAATTGTACCCAATGGATGAAGACACAGAAAGGTTACCTATCGACCGTTACAGACGGGATATTGATGTTCCACCTTTGCCACGACAACTACCCCCACCGATCCCTTCAGAAGTAGGCCATATGGCTGACAGAGCTCGGTCCCCCGTCGTGCCCATTGCGCCTCCGCCTTTGAAAATTGTGCGAAAGCGTACGAAGGTCGTCCGGCCCAGTGACTTTCTTGTGGGTAATGAAGATGTATGGGAGGATGGATTGATCAGATATCAAAGCAAGCGGGAAGATGAGGTCCGTGCAATTGCACAATGGGCTGATTCGCGTCAG GTAAGAAATGGCTTGGAGGAGGCTTCTCTTTCCCAAACTCAGGATGAATCCATGGAAGGTCGCAAAAGCAATGGTGACACTGCAACACCAATCAATAAGAAGAAACGCAAGTCTCGCAAGCTCAATCTTGATGATGAATTGCTCGGTCTGGCCTCATCTCCTCCTGGCTCACCCAGTACTGCTGCTGGACCCTCCAAATCTGAGAACAAGCATCACATCTACGGCATGAACGGTCCTATTGATCCTGCAAACCCTCCTTCACCGTCTACTATCGTCTACCCTTCTGGTCTCACCCGAGCAGAAGTCATTGCAAAATGCGAAGCTGGGGACGTCCAAGGCTTGACTGAAGATGACGTCAAGGCTGTCCAGGATGAGATGTGGATGCGCGAGAAAGCTACTCAAGCTGCCGAGAATGGTGGAGTCCTTCCTATGAACAAGGATGGGACTGTTCGTCGAAAACCTGGTCCAGCCAAGGGTTGGAGGAAAATTCGAGGTATcgacaagaagaaggagacAACACCTGGCAAAGCTCAGTCTACTACTGCCGATAGCGTTGCAGGTAGTGTTGCGGACGAGGAGGCCGAAGCCGACATTGCTGCTCTCTTGGATGACCCCATTACGAAAAAGGGTAAGAAAATTAAGCGTCGAAAGCTGGAAGAGCCCGGTGCTGAGTCTCCGCGATTCGCCGACGTGGACGATGAACGTAACGAATATGGACCTTCTGACTCGGTGTTACCCGATGAGATTGAGGATGAGCATAGTCGAGCAGGCAGTGTGGGCGGGAGCAGCGTTCAAGATACCTTACCTAGCGCCTCCGCCCCTCCAAAAAAGAAGAACAGCAAGACGAAAGAACCTGGTGTGGGTAAAGGCCGGTGGACACGACCTACCAAACCTGAAAAGGAGTTGGTTAAAAAAGCCGAGGCTCTCGCTTCTCGCACCAGCAAGGCATCTCTTGTTGGGCCTTCTGATGATACTTTTGGTGCTGGTCCAGGCCCGGCGGAGGAGGTTCAAGAAGAAGTCAAGCACGAATATGCGCCTAACACGCATGACCCGCGAGGAGTTTCGGAGAACGAGGCGAAGATCAGACATGAGTTAGTGGAGGATCTCCAGAAGCAGGTTTGGAGCAACATTACTCGGGATGTGCCTAGG GTATATCGAGTGTTTCAAGGTTATGATCAGTCAATGAAGCAGATTGCTCAGCGACGTGCTCAAGCCTGTGTTCGTAATGCCTTTGGGCAAAGAAATCAAAAGACGATGCAGAGGCAGAGCGGTAAAGTTAACAAGGAAGGTGCCGCCAAGGCGAAGCGAATTGTCAAGGAG CTTGCAGCATTTTGGAGGAAGAACGAGAAAGACGAAGTTATTGCTCGTAAAAAGGCTGAACGTGAAGCTCTCGAGCGTGCCAaggctgaagaagaggccCGAGAAGCCAAGCGTCAATCCCGCAAACTCAATTTCCTTCTCACCCAAACCGAACTCTACTCGCATTTCATCGGAAAGAAGATTAAGACCAAGGAAGCCGAAGCTGCAGAGGGCGTTGAcgtggaggaggaagagaagagggggatggaagagattgCTATCGGGGAAGACGGCGAGCCTTTGCCAGATCTTGATTACGATGAAG ACGACGAGGAAAACCTCAGGAGACATGCGGCAAGGGGTGCCCATGCAGCAATCCAAGCAGCCAGGGAGAAGGCGAGAGCGTTTGACGATTCTGTCACTGGCAGAGGGGCGCCCCTATCCGGGGACGACACTA TGGATGGCGATGAGCTCAATTTCCAGAACCCATCTCTCGGCGAAAATAGTGTCACTATTACCCAACCCAAGATGCTTATGGCCCAGTTGAAGGAATACCAGCTCAAGGGTTTGACGTGGTTAGGGAACTTGTACGAGCAAGGTATCAATGGTATCTTGGCTGATGAAATGGGTTTGGGTAAA ACCATTCAATCTATATCCCTTCTTGCGTATCTTGCCGAGCACCATAACCTTTGGGGTCCCTTCCTCGTCATTGCTCCTGCATCTACTCTTCACAACTGGCAGCAAGAACTTGCGCGATTCGTCCCCAGACTTAAGGCTCTGCCGTACTGGGGTTCACCTAAGGATCGTGAGACGTTAAGGAAAATTTGGAGTAGGAAGAACCAGACATTTAGCGAAGAGTCGCCTTTTCATATCTTGGTTACTTCTTATCAACTC GCTGTACAAGATGAGAAGTATTTTCAAGGTATGAAATGGCAGTACATGATCCTTGATGAAGCCCAGGCTATCAAGTCTTCGTCCTCGGCTAGATGGAAGTCTCTTTTGAGCCTGCATTGTAGAAATAGGCTGTTGCTGACTGGAACACCTATTCAAAACTCAATGCACG AACTATGGGCACTTCTCCACTTTATCATGCCTCAACTTTTTGATTCTCACGAAGAATTTGCCGAGTGGTTCTCCAAGGATATCGAGAGTTCGTCAGGTGGTGTCACTGGTAACCTTAAACCTGAGCAGCTGAAGAGGCTGCATATGATCCTGAAGCCCTTCATGTTGCGTAGAGTGAAGAAACATGTGCAAAAGGAGTTGGGTGACAAG ATTGAGATTGACTTACTCGTCGACTTGAGCCAACGGCAGCGCGAGATCTATAAAGCTCTCCGACAGCGTGTCTCTATTTCTGACCTTTTGGCAACTGCTGACAATAACACGGACAACGGCAACCCCAAAAACATGCGTTCATTGGTCAACCTTGTCATGCAATTCCGAAAAGTGTGTAATCATCCCGATCTTTTCGAACGAGCCGACGTCGTTTCACCTTTTGTTTTTGGCGAGTTTTCACAATCAGGAAACCTTGCTAGAGAGGGAGATGGCATGTACTTGCCAGACTCGGCAAGAAACGCGATTGAGGTGCAAATACCACGAATATTATGGACGGACGGCGGCAAGTTGGATGTTCCTGGAGAAAATAGTCTTGCAGGCAGCGATACGAAGGTTTTGCAAAGCCTTCTAAACATCTGGACCCCTGAATGGATAAATGAGCGTACCAAGCGTGCCGATGCGGAGTTCGGTTGGGTCAAGTTAGTTGGTTCTTCGCCTGGAGAAACGAGCAGGAAGGCTAAGTCGCCTTTACTGGTGCAGCTACTTGAGGGagctgaggaagaaaggcGATGGgcagaggaaggaaggtTTATCGATGATTCCGAGTTTTCTGCTTCTATCAGAAAAGGCTTCAGAGTAGCTTCAGTCATTCCAAACTCAACACAGCCTGGACAAATACCTCTCCGAGAGATCAGCCGGAGAGTGTGGGATGAGTCCTACCTTTCACGCGACGATGCGAGGTGTATTGGTGACTATGCCATTGCGCCTATTGTTAAACCTATCGCATCTAACAGATCATTCCTCAATGCTCAAGACCGCATCCTCAATCAACCTCTCGCTCATTCTGCCCTCTACGGTCTTGCACCTTCAGAGCTTCACGATCCTTCAGCTGCGGAACAATTTTCTCACATTGCCCCCAGCGTGCCTCTCACAGGTCTCATCCCATCATCCGCATCTTCTCAAACACCTGTTTCACCTCTTCATATTCCACCCACAAAGCGTCTCATTGTCGATTCTGCCAAGCTTGCTCGTCTTGATTCGCTACTTCGTGAACTCAAGGCTGGTGGTCATCGAGTCCTTCTTTACTTCCAAATGACAAAGATGATGGACTTAATTGAAGAGTACCTTATCTTCAGGCAGTACAAGTACTTGAGACTGGATGGTTCGTCCCCGATCGCGGAGAGAAGAGATATGGTGACCGGTTGGCAGACGAACCCGGATATCTTTGTGTTCTGTCTGAGTACCCGGGCCGGTGGGTTGGGTATCAACTTAACTGCTGCGGATACTGTAATCTTCT ATGACCATGACTGGAACCCCTCGAGCGATGCCCAAGCCATGGATCGAGCTCACCGTGTGGGTCAAACCAAACAGGTCACTGTTTACCGTCTCGTTGC TCGTGGTACGATTGAAGAACGTATACTTCAAATGGCTCGAGGCAAGAAGGACGTCCAGGATGTCGTCGTCGGCACCAAATCAGTTTCTGACGTTGCCAAGCCATCCGAGATCGTATCCTTGTTtatggatgatgaagagctGGCCGAGTCTGTTGCCAAGCGCAAGCAAGCTGAAGCTCACGGTTATATTGCCCCTACCGTTGTATCTAACGGCCGCAAATCACAATTTGGCGACGGTCTGGTATTGGATGATGGTGAGGGCGATGATGGATTCTTCAAcgcggcggcggcggcgaGAGCGAatgctgaagaagaggaaggtTTGGGTGCTGAGGAGGAAAgcaaaggaaaagggaaggCGAAAGCGGCTGTAGCAGTAACATTCCCGGGTTCGGGCGAGAAGAGGAGTCATAAGAAGGGTATGGGAAAGAAAGCTCAGGCTGcggctgctgctgccgctTTGGAAAAAGTGATCGCAGGCAGTGAAG AATCTCCTACAGCATCAAAACCCCCAGTTAAGAAAAAGGTTAAGATCGCCCTTGGACCTGATGGTTTACCACTTTGA